The nucleotide sequence caacccactccagtattcttgcctggagaatcccatggacagaggagcctggcgggctatagtccatggggttgaaagagctggacaccactgagcgactcaacaacaacaaatcacctCCGTAAAGTTTTATTGACACACAGCTGGGCCCATTGATTTCCATATTGTCTGTGACCGCTTTAGTCCTGAGAGGGCAGAGTTCAGTGGAGACAGACCAAATCGCCTGCAAAACCGAAAACATTTGCTACCCGGTCCTTTACAGAAGAAGGTTACTGAGTCCCACTGTCCAGGAAAACCGAGTCCTTCTGTCTGAGCTGGGCTCCTGGGAGAAGCAGAGGCTGGGAACGGATTTGATGTGtagggaggcagaggaagagttaaccaggaggagaagggcagaaaCACCGACTCACCCACTGTTTGCTCAGGCTCCTTGGCGCTGAGGTGACTGGGGACACAGACGTGAGTCAGATTCAGGCTCTGTGTCCGGAGTGCCTGGGGCCGTGTCGGCCGTGAGGACAAGTGACTCAGAGGGGACCCGCAGGCACGACGCAGAGCACCCAGGAACGCCCACCTTCTCCGCTGGGCGTCTCCTTCTGCAGAGCCAGGCATGAGGCTGGCGTTTCTTTGCACTCTCATCTCCTTGATGGCTGACTCACTCTTCCTGCTGCTTGCTGCGCGGTCTCAGAACcgcttacatatttatttatttttcgaACAGGAATAACATTTGCAAGCTTAAATGTTCAGAAAGTGCAAACGGGGCTACAGGAAAACATATTCCCGGCGCAGCCGCCACTAGCTCCCTGGCTGCTGTCCTCAGATGGGCTCACTGCTTCCCCCGCTGTGCGTCCTCTGGGGGACTGTTGATGCGTGTATAAAGCAAACGGGGGGATACGCCTCCCCTTGGGTTTTTTGTATAAACCGCAGCCTGTTATCCAGCTGATACTGCCCCTCACTTTTTGTCCGAAGCTCTCTCCTGGAGATCAGTGCGGGCAggactttttccttttattgtcgTGGCTGTCTTGTGCGTGTGTGTTTCTCTCCCTGCCACTGTggggcttgtaggatcttagttcccgaccaggggttgaatccgtGTGCCTTGctgtggaagcgtggagtcctaaccactggactgccagggaattcctgtgtgtgtgtgtgttttaacatttttattgaaatataattgacttacaatgttttgttagtttcaggtttataaCAAACTTGAACTCTGATTTAGTTACATACACACATGAACGctcacaaaaatacttttttttttaagactcttttctattatagattattacaaggtattcagtgtagttccctgtgctatacagtaggtccttgttggatatctgttttatatagagTAACGggcatatgttaatcccagattCCTAATTAATCCCTCCCCCTGCACCTGGGCAACCAtaagttttctgtgtctgtgagtctatttctgttttgtaaataaagtcattagtatcctttttttttagattccatatataaatgagaggatgagatagttggatgacatcattaagtcaatggacatgagtctgagcaaactctgggaggtagtgaagggcagggaagcccggtgtgctgcagtccatgtggtcgcaaagactcggacacaaacatagtgactgaacaataacaacagataagtgatatcataattTTGCCTTTCTCTGGCTCACTGTACCTAGTATGATCGTCTCTGGGTCCGTccctgttgctgcagatggcatcatttccttcttttttatggcccaaTAATACTCTGTTGTACTgtgtcttctttgtccattcctctgtcgatggacacttaggttgcagAAAGTACTTTTTGAGGGGGTCATGATGAAGCCGTCCTACCTGGCAGGTTCTGTTACCCATTTTATAGCAGGGGAAGCTGAGTCCCGTTTGTCCTCACCCCCGTTTTCCAGAGGAGGAGCACGTTCACATCCTGATCAACAACGCGGCCGTGATGCGGTGCCCGCACTGGACCACGGAGGACGGCTTTGAGATGCAGCTTGGCGTTAACTACCTGGGTGAGCCTGCGGGCTGAGTGGCATCGGCCCGGGATGTGGGTGGGGCCCCCGTGGACCAGACGCAGGCTCTGGGAGGGGTCTTCCTCCACTCTCCAAGGCGGCCGTGCGTGGGCTCACCTGGCAGCTCGGGGAGCCCCCTGTTCCTGGCTGGACCTTCAGTCCCGGACCTTTCATCAGCCTCTTGGCCTCTTGTCCCTTTGTCTGTCTGTCCTCCAGTCTCTATCTGTCCTTCACTTGCTGTGTCAGTCTATCTGTTGTCACTCTGAGTCCATCAGTAAGACTGAGGGACGTTGGGTAGGTGTCAGTCACACAGGATTAGGGACCACCCTAATGACCTCGTTTAAACTTTATCACCTTTCTGTAGACCCTCTCTCTAAATAAGGTTACACTTCGAGGTACTGGAGGGTAGGACGTTTTTTTTTAGGGGTGTTTGGGGGGtgacatggcttccctggtggctcaggtggtaaagtatctacctgcagtgcaggagacccgggtttgatccctgggtggggaagatcccttggagaagggaatgagtaacttcagttcagttcagttcagttgctcagtcatgtccgactctttgcgaccccatgaatcgcggcacgccaggcctccctgtccatcaccaactctcatagttcactcagactcacgtccatcgagtcagtgatgccatccagccatctcatcctctgtcgtccccttctcctcctgcccccaatccctcccagcatcagagtcttttccaatgagtcaactcttcgcatgaggtggccaaagtactagagtttcagctttagtatcattccttccaaagaacacccagggctgatctccttcagaatggactggttggatctccttgcagtccaaagaactctcaagagtcttctccaacaccatagttcaaaagcatcaattctttggtgctcagctttcttcacagtccaactctcacatccatacatgaccacaggaaaaaccatagccttgactagacagacctttgttggcaaagtaacatctctgcttttcaatatgctatctaggttggtcctaacttttcttccaaggagtaagcgtcttttaatttcatggctgcaatcaccatctgcactgattttggagcccccaaaataaagtctgacactgtttccactgtttccccatctatttcccatggagtgatgggaccagatgccatgatcttagttttctgaatgttgagctttaagccaactttttcactctccactttcacgttcatcaagaggcttttgttcctcttcactttctgccataaggatgatgtcatctgcatatctgaggttattgatatttctcccggcaatcttaattccagcttgtgcttcttccagcccagcgtttctcatgatgtactctgcatataagttaaataagcagggtgacaatatacagccttaacgtactcctttccctatttggaaccagtctgttgttccatgtccagttctaactgttgcttcctgacctgcatataggtttctcaagaggcaggtcaggtggtctggtattcccatctctttcagaattttccacagtttatttgatccacacagtcaaaggctttggcatagtcaataaagcagaaatagatgtttttttggaactctcttgctttttcgatgatccagcggatgttggcaatttgatctctggttcctctgccttttctaaaaccagcttgaagatttggaagttcacgattcacgtattgctgaagcctggcttggagaattttgggcattactttactagcgtgtgagatgagtgcaactgtgtggtagtttgagcattctttggcattgcctttctttgggattggaatgaaaactcaccttttccagtcctgtggccactgctgagttttccaaatttgcttgcatattgagtgcagcactttcacagcatcatcgttcaggatttgaaagagctcaactggaattccatcacctccactagctttgttcgtagtgatgcattctaaggcccacttgacttcacattccaggatgtctggctctaggtgagtgatcactccatcgtgattatcttggtcgtgaagataatttttgtacagttcttctgtgtattcctgccacctcttcttaatatcttctgcttctgttaggtccataccatttctgtcctgtatcgagcccatctttgcatgaaatgtttccttggtatctctaattctcttgaagagatctctagtctttcccattatgttattttcctctatttctttgcattgatcgctgaggaaggctttcttatctctccttgctattctttggaactctgcattcagatgcttatatctttcctttctcctttgcttttcgcttctcgtcttttcacagctatttgtcaggcctcctcagacagccattttgcttttttgcatttcttttccatggggatggtcttgatccctgtctcctgtacaatgtcacgaacctccgtccatagttcatcaggcactctgtccatcagatctagtcccttaaatctatttctcacttccactgtataatcataagggatttgatttaggtcatacctgaatgctctagtggttttccttactttcttcaatttaagtctgaatttggcaataagaagttcatgatctgagccacagtctgctcctggtcttgtttttgttgactgtatagagcttctccatctttggctgcaaagaatataattaatctgatttcggtgttgaccatctggcgatgtccatgtgtagagtcttctcttgtgttgttggaagagggtatttgctatgaccagtgcattttcttggcaaaactctattagtctttgccctgcttcattctgtattccaaggccaaattcacctgttactccaggtgtttcttgacttcttacttttgcattccagtcccctataatgaaaaggacatcttttttgggtgttagttctaaaaggtcttataggtcttcatagaaccgttcaacttcagcttctttagtgttactggttggggcatagacttggattactgtgatattgaatggtttgccttggaaacgaacagagatcattctgtcgtttttgagattgcatccaagtactgcattttggactcttttgttgaccatgatggctactccttttcttctgagggattcctgcctgcagtagtagatataatggtcatctgagttaaattcacccattccagtccatttcagtttgctgattcctagaatgtcgatgttcactcttgccatctcctgtttgaccacttccagtttgccttgattcatggacctgacattccaggttcctagcaatattgccctttacagcatcggaccttgcttctatcaccagtcacatccacagctgggtaatgtttttgctttggctccatcccttcattctttctggagttatttctccaccgatctccagtagcatattgggcacctactgacctggggagttcctctttcagtatcgtaTCATTTGCCTttatccaaggtaaggagcagcggctgcgctttgctggagcagccgtgaagagataccccacgtccaaggtaagagaaacccaaataagatggtaggtgttgcaagagggcatcagagggcagacacactgaaaccatactcacaggaaactagtcaatctaatcacattaggaccacagccttgtctaactcaatgaaactaagccatgccctgtggagccacccaagacgggcgggtcaggTGGAGAGGCCTGACacagtgtggtccactggagaagggaatggcaaaccacttcagtagtcttgccttgagaaccccatgaacagtatgaacaacTTAAGCACGCACAATTCGCCTGTAACACACACGTGACTATCTTCATCCGCTGCTGGCTGGGACTCAGTCATGTGACCTGGTGGAGCTGCAGCGgagactgggaaatgtagtcGTTTACTGGGCAGTCTCATGGGTAACCCAAAATTCTATTACTGGAAAAGAAACGGAGAAAGGATTTTGAGAGACAGACAGCCCTCATAGAGGGCTGTCACAGGAGTTTGTGATAATTAGTTGTGGGGACTGTTTTGTGcattgcaggattttttttttttgggtgcaTCACAGggcttgtaggatctcagtttACTGGGcagggattgcacccaggctGCAGCAGTGAAATCCCAGCATCCTAAGCAGAAGGCCCCCAGGCAGCTCCTGCACTGTGGGACTTTTAGCTGCACCCCTGGCCTCACCCACTTGGTGGCAGTAGCACTCCCATACGGTCCTCAGCTCTAAGGATGGAGATTGCCTCCAGACTTTGCCAAATGCCccctggagggcagagggggaCCCTGCTGAGAAACACAGGTTATGGAAGGAGGCAATAAGGTGATGTTCTCAGTAGGGTCCTACGCCTGGGACAAGAATTGAGGAAAAgttgtctttctgttttccttcttccaGGCCACTTCCTTTTGACGAACTTGCTACTGGACAAGCTGAAAGCCTCCGCCCCTTCGCGCATCATCAACGTCTCATCCTTGGCCCACGTTGCTGGGCACATAGACTTCGAGGACTTGAACTGGGAGAAGAGGAAGTATGACACGAAGGCAGCCTACTGCCAGAGCAAGCTGGCCGTCGTCGTCTCCACCAAGGAGCTGAGCCGGCGGCTTCAAGGTGCGCGTGGCTGAGCCTCGCTGGGCTCCCCTCTCCGTTGGCTCCGAGCCTGAAGCGGTCCTGCCATGACCCTGGGTGGATGGGAGGTCAAGCGGTGGCTCCAGGACAGAGCAGGCCAACCCATGACACACTTACGCCCGACGCAGACAGACAGTCGATCTCCGTGCTCTTCTCTGCTCCTCCCACACAGGCACCAAGCCCTTGCTGTTCTAGGCCAGTGGAGCTTTGGCAGTATCTGGAGATGTTTTTGGCTGTCTGTCTGGGGAAGAGGGGCGGTTTGGGAGAGGGTTAGAGGCCGGGGTGGTGCtcaacatcctacaatgcacaggataAAGAATGATCCCAGCTCAGCATCCGTAGTGCCAAAGCTGAAGAGCCTGCCCTTTGCCCTGGCTTCTCAAAGAGGGTCTGATGACCGGCAGTGTGAGCTCACCTGAGCGCTTGTCATAACTGCAGCAACCCAGCCCCTCCCTGACCCACTGCTTTGGACTCTGGGCATGGAGCCTAGCGGTCTGGGCTTCTCCAGCCCTCCAGGTGATGTTTATACACTCAGGTTCAGAAGCTTTGCTCTGGGCAGCTGTGAGACAGCTGCCGTGCAAGATAAAAGCATGGATGTGAAGGTTTCAGAGCAGGAGGGTGATGTAGACTCGGGGGAGCCGCAGAGCCCAGGGTGGGCAGCATCAGCCTTCCTGGTAAGGGGTGAACCTGCTGTCTGCTCGCCTCACTCTTCCCTTCTGTCCCAGGCACGGGCGTGACTGTCAACGCCTTGCATCCCGGTGTGGCCAGGACAGAGCTGGGCAGACACACGGGCATGCACAGCTCCGCCTTCTCCAGCTTCACGCTTGGTAAGTCCCCTTCCGGCCTGGGGTCCCTTAGCTGAACCCCTGTCCTCCCAGCTTGGGGCCCAGGGCCCTTCCTCAGTGTATTAGGGTTCTCCTGGGAAACTGAACCAATAGGATATGCAGGGGTATTTAGAGAGATTGACTAGGAGGGTTTGGCTCATGCATCTGTGGGGGCCTGACCTGTATGTCAGAGGCCCAGGAATGCTGGCCCTGTAGTTCCAGCCCAAACCCGAAGGCCTGAGGTTCAGGGGAACTGCTGGTGTAAGTCCCACACTGACTCAAAAAGCCAAGAGGGCTGGACGTCCGGGCTCAACGTCTCACCCCCAGTTAACTTCTCAGTGCCCGCCCACCTTGGGAGGGTGGATTTCACAGTCTTTACACACACCCTCACAGACACCCTGGAAACAGTATTCTCCCTGCTCTCTGGGCATCTCGTAGCTCAGTAAGTTCACAcatacattttctctctcttttaccttTTGGCCGCttcgcatgtgggatcttagttccctgacgaggaatcgaacctgtgctgcctgcattggcagctctaagtcttaaccactggaccatcagggaagatccccaCACATAAAATTAACATCACACTCAGAGTCTATCTCAGGGACTTTTCCTGCTTTACCCtgtatcttctttttctcctgtgtCTTCCCTGGTACCAAGTCACTTTCATGTGTCTGCCCAGCCTGCCAGCCTCAGAACACCCTGGGAAATAGGCCAGAGCCTTATGTTGTTcagctgttcagttgtgtctgactctttgcgaccccatggactgcagcatgccaagcctccctgtccatcaccatctcccagaacttgctcaaactcacatccattgagtcggtggtgccatccgaccgtctcatcctctgttgcccccttctcctcctgccttcaatctttcccagcatcagggtcttttctaatgagttggctctttgcgtcaggtggctagagtactggggcttcagcttcagcatcagttcttccaatgaccaGTGAGAAGTGTTTCAGAGGAGGAGGTCGTGGCGCTGACTGCTTGGAGTCCAGCCATGCTTGGGatagctccagtttcatcccaaACTGGCTGGGCCACCCAGGGAAGGGACTTCTTTCCAAATCCCTATTTTCCTTATCTGCCAGTAAGTCTCATAGTAGTACCTGTCTCACAGTAGGGAGGACTAGATGAGACCGCCCTTAAACGGGCCAGCACAGTACCTGGCCCAGGTTTAGGCTGAATAAATAGTGAGAGCTTTATACTAGTGTTTGTTATCCTGGCAAACATTTTAATTGGTGGCGGCTAGGTATCAAGAATCGTAAGCTGAGGCTGGCACTGGAGATAATACACAAAAGTTAGTTCAAAGAAAGATCGGGGTGGTGGGggtacttccttggtggtccggtaGTTAAAACTATGCCTTCACTGCGggggccacaggttcaatccctggttggggaactaagatcccataaaacaaagcaaagagaaagatcGGGTGGGGTGAGGACTTGGACCTTCCATTTGCCTAGGAAAAGCCaggggggcttcctggaggaggcagcttTCAGGCTGGTTCCTGCATCTGGAATTGATTTGTCTGGGCAATGCCAGGGAAGGGAGCTCCTGTGTAAGGAACCAGAGTGGCAAAGGCCTGGAGTGAGCTCTGTGGGACTCCAGGGACCCTTCTGGCTTTGGTGGGCGCTTAGCAACCTGGGGTGAGGTGTACCTTCCTCTGTCAGCGTCTGGACTGAACTCTCTGTGGACTGACTGCAGGGCCCATCTTCTGGCTGCTGGTCAAGAGCCCCCAGCTGGCGGCCCAGCCCAGCGTCTACCTGGCCGTGGCGGAGGAGTTGGAGGGCGTTTCTGGAAAGTACTTTGATGTACTCAAAGAGAAGCCTCCGGCCCCAGAAGCTGAGGATGAGGAAGTAGCCAAGAGGCTTTGGGCTGAAAGTGTCCGCCTGGTGGGCTTGGAGATGTCCCATGGATCCCAT is from Bos indicus isolate NIAB-ARS_2022 breed Sahiwal x Tharparkar chromosome 18, NIAB-ARS_B.indTharparkar_mat_pri_1.0, whole genome shotgun sequence and encodes:
- the RDH13 gene encoding retinol dehydrogenase 13 produces the protein MSRYVLPLSVLGTAVGGAVLLKDFVAGGACPSKATIPGKTVIVTGANTGIGKQTALELAKRGGNIILACRDMEKCEAAAKEIRGETLNHRVNARHLDLASLKSIREFAAKVTEEEEHVHILINNAAVMRCPHWTTEDGFEMQLGVNYLGHFLLTNLLLDKLKASAPSRIINVSSLAHVAGHIDFEDLNWEKRKYDTKAAYCQSKLAVVVSTKELSRRLQGTGVTVNALHPGVARTELGRHTGMHSSAFSSFTLGPIFWLLVKSPQLAAQPSVYLAVAEELEGVSGKYFDVLKEKPPAPEAEDEEVAKRLWAESVRLVGLEMSHGSHGKTGQPLPK